From the genome of Sediminibacter sp. Hel_I_10:
CAAGCTATTGTATCCTACACAAAATATATTAGCAGATTTAGCAGCTTCAATGCCATTAGTTGAATCTTCGATTACAAAACAATGTTTTGGGTGATGACCAGATAGTTCAGCTGCTTTTTCAAAAATCTCTGGATGTGGTTTAGATTCTTTAAGATCTGCACCGCTTATTTTAGCTTTAAAATAAGGATTGAGATCAAATCTGTCAAATATTCTATTGATATTATCCATTGAAGCAGAAGACGCTAATACCAAAGACATATCACTAGCATGATAATCTTTTATAAGGTCTAAGACACCATCTAAAAGTTGCAAAGACTCATCAGACTCAAAAAGCTTTTTAAAATAATCTCGTTTCAAATTCATTAAAGTATCCGCCAC
Proteins encoded in this window:
- a CDS encoding HAD family phosphatase, translated to MFKAVLFDMDGVIVDTEPLHRNAYYQMFNAVNIEVSEDLYASYTGQSTQNICEQLIEHFNLPLVADTLMNLKRDYFKKLFESDESLQLLDGVLDLIKDYHASDMSLVLASSASMDNINRIFDRFDLNPYFKAKISGADLKESKPHPEIFEKAAELSGHHPKHCFVIEDSTNGIEAAKSANIFCVGYNSLHSKDQDYSKADLVISHFNEISYKALKHHATEKKSFA